In Methanocella paludicola SANAE, the sequence TTCGACCGCCCCCAACCGCCGATACCCTGACCTGATCACGCAACGGTTACTGAAAGCGGCCATATCCGGGGTGACTCCGCCCTATGATCACGATGAGCTGGAGGCGCTCGCTGCACATTGTACCGAAGAGGAGGATGAAGCGACCAAGGTCGAACGGCAGGTAAGAAAATCCGCAGCGGCATTGCTGCTGAGATCAAGGGTCGGGGAGCAGTTCGATGCCTTCGTCACCGGCGCCACCGATCATGGGACGTGGGTCCGCATCCTGGATCCGCCCGTTGAAGGAAAGCTTGAGCATGGTTTTGAAGGCGTGGATGTCGGCTGCAGGATCCGGGTGCAGTTGATCGGCACGGACGTGGAGCGCGGGTTTATCGACTTTAAGAGGATAAAGAAAAATAACCGGCACGGACGATAGTTATTACCCGATTTTAGCGACTCTTCAAATACATTTTGGCCGTATCGTCCAACTGTGCCTCGATTGTTGGACGTTACGGCGAGAAATCATTTATATTCCAGTACCTTAGGGACAATTGGCGAGAGATCCTTCGCCATAATTTCAACCTCCTCAAAAACGAATGTGATGTGAATTCAATGAAGCGCAACTTCCGCAATTACTTCATAGACTTGACCCTCCTGGTCATACGTATATAAAGATTTATTTCCGTGCATATAAGCTCTCTATAATGATCTGTCAACTATCCTGTAATATCCTGAGTATGGCCTCTGCATCAATGTCCTGCCCGTGTGACGGGCAGAATCGCCTCACGCCGCCCTCTATCATTTTCTTCAGGCTTTGCTTTATGTCATCTGGCTCTCCGGTATAAAGGCCTGCGAGAAAATCTCCTACAGCACAATTACCGTCGCTCGCCAGGGCCGAGATCGAGCCCTCTGTGTGGCCTGGCGTCAGGAATACTCTGGCATCTATTCCATAGTCTTCCAGGCTTATGTCGTCTTTGACGACTACTTCGACATTTGTTCCTTCAAAATTCAGATACCTGGCATGCTTTGCCGCCGACCTCGAGACCGGGGAATTCTCGCCTCTTTCGAGGTATTCCGAGTCAGGCCAGCCCGCCATGACCGGCACCTTCAGCGCTGCCTTTAGCGCGTGTAAGCTCCCGCAGTGGTCCCAGTGGGCATGAGTGACAATAATGAGGTTAACACTGCCCTGAGATATCCCGGCCTCTCTCAGGGCTTTCAGGATCTTCCGCTCGTTACCCGGGGCGCCAGTATCGACGATCGCAGTCCGATCGCCCTGGATAAAAAAGACACGAGAGTTACTATCTATCCTGGAATCGATAAGCTGGCTCATACTTTGTAACAAAAGTCATAAGCATATAAAATTATTCATGTGCAGGAAGCTCGACCACGAACCGTGCGCCTTCTCCATGCTCCCCGGGCACACGGTCTTCCACCCACACCCTGCCCTGATAGTCATTGACCAGCGTCTTCACCAGCCTCAGGCCGAGGCCCCTGCGGATCGCCCTCCGCTCACTCTTTTTAATATCGGCGAACAGGTTCTTCTTCTGTTCATCGGGGATGCCAGGTCCGTTGTCCTCGATGGCAACACGATAATACTTTTTACCTTCGTCAATAGCTGTTGTCAGCTCTATATTAATTATAATGGGACCCTGAGAATGCTTAATAGAGTTACCCACAAGGTTCGAGAAAACGTCTAGTAGAAGCTCATTCGCCTCGACCAAGCGATCCGCCACAGGCGTATAATTAATAGTCACATCCCGGCCATGGACGCTCTTGTATTCATCACGTACCTGTGACAGCACCTCGCCCAGGTCAAGGACACGCGGGGGCACCTCGCCGGCCTCAAGCCTGCGCAGCTTCTTCACATTATCGATAAGCTTAGAGCTATGCTCGATGATCTCCAGGGGCTTTTCGACCAGCTCTTTATCCTTACCTTGAAGGCCCAGCAGCTCGATGGCCATCTCAAGATAGCCCATCATTGCCTGGTTCATGTTATTGATGTCGTGGCTCATCAAGTCCACATAAAGCTCCGCCTGCGACTTAGACTTCTCAAGCTCCAGCTCGGCATTTCTCCGCTCGGTGATGTCCTCGTACGTGCCCAGGATGCCCACGACGTTGCCCTCGCTGTCGTGCATGGGGATCTTATTCGTGTCGAGCCATGCGTGCTTTCCGCCTGCCTGAAGCTGGGGCTCGATAATATGATACAGGGGCTTATCCGAATCCATGACCCGGCGGTCGTCTCTCCGGAATGCCTCGGCCTCTTCCATCGACCAGGCCAGGTCATAGTCAGTCTTACCGACAATGTCCTCGGGGGCCTCCACGCCGGCAAAACGCGCGAAAACCGTATTACAGCCAAGGTAGACGGAATTGATATCCTTCCAGAAGACGGCCTGCGGGATATTATCCATGACCAGACGCAGCATTTCCGTCGATTTACGGGCTGCATCCTCCGTCTTCTTACGTTCCGTAATGTCCTCGATCACGGCGATAAAATATTGTGACGTCCGCGCACGGACAATGGAGACGGTAAGATGTATCCACACGATGGAGTGGTCCTTACGTATATACCGCTTATCGGTCGAATACGTATCGGCCTCTCCTTTTATCAAGCCGTTCATACTATTCAAGTCTCTTCCCAGGTCATCGGGATGCGTGATGCTCTGGAAGGTCATTTTTATTAATTCCACCTGCGTATAGCCGGTAATATCGCAAAACTTTTGATTCACGCGTATAAAGTGCCCGTCGAGGGTCAGGTGTGCAATGCCTACGGCC encodes:
- a CDS encoding MBL fold metallo-hydrolase encodes the protein MSQLIDSRIDSNSRVFFIQGDRTAIVDTGAPGNERKILKALREAGISQGSVNLIIVTHAHWDHCGSLHALKAALKVPVMAGWPDSEYLERGENSPVSRSAAKHARYLNFEGTNVEVVVKDDISLEDYGIDARVFLTPGHTEGSISALASDGNCAVGDFLAGLYTGEPDDIKQSLKKMIEGGVRRFCPSHGQDIDAEAILRILQDS
- a CDS encoding PAS domain-containing sensor histidine kinase, which encodes MHPNPVLEDSKSEEQVSQEIKELRARVKALKRAEKERDIADEALRESEERFRATFNLAAVGIAHLTLDGHFIRVNQKFCDITGYTQVELIKMTFQSITHPDDLGRDLNSMNGLIKGEADTYSTDKRYIRKDHSIVWIHLTVSIVRARTSQYFIAVIEDITERKKTEDAARKSTEMLRLVMDNIPQAVFWKDINSVYLGCNTVFARFAGVEAPEDIVGKTDYDLAWSMEEAEAFRRDDRRVMDSDKPLYHIIEPQLQAGGKHAWLDTNKIPMHDSEGNVVGILGTYEDITERRNAELELEKSKSQAELYVDLMSHDINNMNQAMMGYLEMAIELLGLQGKDKELVEKPLEIIEHSSKLIDNVKKLRRLEAGEVPPRVLDLGEVLSQVRDEYKSVHGRDVTINYTPVADRLVEANELLLDVFSNLVGNSIKHSQGPIIINIELTTAIDEGKKYYRVAIEDNGPGIPDEQKKNLFADIKKSERRAIRRGLGLRLVKTLVNDYQGRVWVEDRVPGEHGEGARFVVELPAHE